The Chroococcidiopsis sp. TS-821 genome includes a region encoding these proteins:
- a CDS encoding Hsp20/alpha crystallin family protein: protein MAITLWKPFRDLQRWEPFQEIESLQREMNRLFERLMPNGGDGGTSGMTLVPSAEMVETADAVHLKLEIPGMEAKDLDVQVTEDTVSIKGERKSETKTEEKGIVRSEFHYGKFERVIPLPTHIQTDKVQAEYKNGILALTLPKPDSEKQKFVKVNVGQQ from the coding sequence ATGGCTATTACTCTTTGGAAACCTTTTCGAGATCTGCAACGTTGGGAACCTTTCCAGGAAATCGAAAGTTTGCAACGCGAGATGAATCGTTTGTTTGAGCGCCTGATGCCGAATGGCGGTGATGGCGGTACATCTGGTATGACCCTTGTACCTTCGGCTGAAATGGTAGAAACGGCGGATGCAGTTCACTTAAAACTAGAAATTCCAGGAATGGAAGCTAAAGATTTGGATGTGCAAGTTACTGAAGATACTGTTTCTATCAAGGGTGAACGCAAGTCAGAAACTAAGACTGAAGAAAAAGGCATAGTACGTTCTGAATTTCACTACGGTAAATTTGAGCGGGTGATTCCTTTGCCTACTCACATTCAAACTGACAAAGTACAAGCTGAGTATAAAAATGGCATTCTCGCGCTAACTTTGCCAAAACCTGATTCAGAAAAGCAGAAATTTGTCAAGGTTAATGTGGGTCAACAATAG